In Candidatus Epulonipiscium viviparus, one DNA window encodes the following:
- the cobT gene encoding nicotinate-nucleotide--dimethylbenzimidazole phosphoribosyltransferase: MNKMAMALAKSRIDNIAMPLGGLGKLEDILIKCAGIFGTADFTFDKKAVIVLCADNGIVAQDVTQTGQHVTKIVAENMTDGKASIAILCKQAKADLFVTDIGMTTDSDNPKIFNKKVAYGTRDFSVERAMTLDEVNTAISVGIGGVAKLKWQQYNLIATGEMGIGNTTTSSAIVAALFGTDAIAVTGKGAGLSTKGLLHKIDVINKAIALHQPNPADPFDVLSAVGGLDIAGLVGVYLGGAIHRIPILIDGFISATAALLATRINPAAKDFMFATHVSSEPATKMVLDAIGLEPFLFLDMHLGEGTGATMAFPLFDMALKIYREMSNFDQINVKKYVPLS, from the coding sequence ATGAACAAAATGGCAATGGCTCTAGCCAAATCACGCATCGATAATATCGCTATGCCTCTTGGAGGATTAGGAAAATTAGAAGATATACTTATAAAATGTGCCGGGATTTTTGGAACCGCAGACTTTACTTTCGATAAAAAAGCTGTAATCGTTTTATGCGCCGATAACGGAATCGTGGCTCAAGATGTTACGCAAACCGGCCAACATGTCACCAAAATTGTTGCCGAGAATATGACCGATGGCAAAGCTTCGATCGCCATACTTTGTAAACAAGCAAAGGCAGATCTCTTTGTAACCGACATAGGTATGACCACCGATAGTGACAATCCCAAAATTTTTAACAAAAAAGTAGCGTATGGAACTCGCGATTTTTCTGTCGAGCGAGCCATGACTCTCGACGAAGTAAATACCGCTATATCTGTAGGCATCGGCGGAGTGGCAAAATTAAAATGGCAACAATACAATCTCATTGCAACTGGGGAGATGGGCATCGGCAATACCACAACCAGTAGCGCCATTGTTGCAGCATTATTTGGCACAGACGCAATCGCTGTAACCGGCAAAGGGGCGGGGCTTAGCACCAAAGGTCTTTTACATAAAATCGATGTAATAAATAAGGCAATCGCATTGCATCAACCCAACCCTGCAGATCCTTTTGACGTTCTTTCTGCTGTTGGCGGTCTCGACATCGCTGGGCTAGTAGGAGTATATCTCGGTGGCGCGATACACAGAATCCCTATCCTAATCGACGGATTTATTTCTGCGACTGCCGCATTGTTAGCAACACGAATTAATCCTGCGGCCAAAGATTTTATGTTCGCTACACATGTTTCATCCGAACCAGCCACCAAAATGGTACTAGACGCGATCGGGCTCGAGCCGTTTTTGTTTTTGGATATGCATCTCGGAGAAGGCACCGGTGCCACTATGGCATTTCCATTATTTGATATGGCACTAAAAATTTACCGCGAGATGAGCAACTTTGATCAAATCAACGTCAAAAAATATGTGCCCCTATCATAA
- a CDS encoding adenosylcobinamide-GDP ribazoletransferase, protein MVSFIICFSMYSIIPTPQVAWTDKALKNCFYFYPLIGLLIGAIWYAMYYLLSGFNANFTAIVLLLIPIIISGGIHFDGLIDTCDATFSYGDPAKKLTILKDPHVGAFGIISAATYLLMLFGVYSQIISNNQLIGVVPFIFALSRSLGALPLLYLKRAKPDGLGATFANAADTFVVLALLLWTAILFAIICVLNLYVGLLLILVCTIFLAIFIPYATKQFGGMTGDLAGFITSSLELLLPLSIAIGGTFL, encoded by the coding sequence ATGGTCAGTTTTATAATTTGCTTTTCTATGTACTCGATCATACCGACCCCACAAGTTGCTTGGACCGACAAGGCCCTCAAAAATTGTTTTTACTTTTATCCGTTAATCGGCCTGTTGATCGGAGCAATCTGGTATGCCATGTACTACTTACTTTCAGGATTTAACGCAAACTTTACCGCAATTGTTTTGCTACTCATACCCATCATTATTTCTGGTGGGATTCATTTTGATGGCCTAATCGACACCTGCGACGCTACATTCTCATATGGTGATCCCGCAAAGAAATTGACAATTCTCAAAGACCCTCACGTTGGAGCCTTTGGGATTATTTCTGCAGCCACTTACTTACTTATGTTATTTGGAGTATACAGCCAAATTATATCCAACAACCAGCTAATCGGAGTTGTGCCATTTATTTTTGCACTCAGTCGATCTCTTGGCGCACTCCCGTTATTATATCTAAAGCGAGCCAAACCAGACGGCCTTGGAGCAACTTTCGCAAATGCCGCCGATACTTTTGTTGTGCTTGCTTTATTGCTATGGACCGCTATTTTGTTTGCCATCATCTGCGTTCTCAATTTATATGTTGGTCTTCTGTTGATTCTTGTCTGTACAATCTTTTTAGCAATCTTTATTCCATATGCAACCAAGCAGTTTGGAGGAATGACCGGCGATTTGGCCGGGTTTATCACTTCTTCTCTCGAACTTTTATTACCGCTTTCAATAGCCATAGGAGGAACTTTTTTATGA
- the cbiB gene encoding adenosylcobinamide-phosphate synthase CbiB — protein MNFVILIAFGLDALFGDPAYIPHPVSMIGKLITKTEKYLRERIPDEVRAGAYLVAIVCSISFFVPLIILAVLHAFNPWVALAVDIFFCFQILAAKSLKTAALRVFDAVSCGKPNEARKALSHIVGRDTKNLDRDGVIKATIETVSENTTDGVVAPLFYMAIGGAPLAFMYKAINTMDSMIGYKNDKYLLFGKCAAKVDDLANFLPARIAALLMIAASAFLSLDPKNAFKIYIRDHKKHASPNSAHTEAACAGALGIQLGGDATYNGVVVHRHTIGNSLRPVQTSDIKRAIQLMYLTSILMLIFSII, from the coding sequence ATGAACTTTGTAATTTTAATAGCATTTGGTCTAGACGCACTATTTGGAGACCCTGCTTATATTCCACATCCTGTTTCTATGATAGGCAAATTAATTACCAAAACCGAAAAGTATTTGCGAGAACGTATTCCAGATGAAGTTAGGGCTGGCGCATATCTCGTTGCCATAGTATGCTCCATATCATTTTTCGTACCGCTTATCATTTTGGCAGTGCTCCACGCCTTTAATCCATGGGTGGCCCTCGCTGTCGACATCTTTTTTTGTTTCCAAATATTGGCTGCAAAATCTCTCAAAACTGCAGCGCTACGAGTATTTGATGCCGTTTCTTGTGGCAAACCCAACGAAGCCCGCAAAGCTTTATCTCACATAGTAGGTCGCGATACCAAAAATCTCGATCGAGACGGCGTTATTAAAGCCACAATCGAAACCGTTTCCGAAAACACAACCGATGGCGTTGTTGCACCTCTATTTTATATGGCCATTGGAGGTGCCCCACTGGCATTTATGTATAAAGCAATCAATACAATGGATTCTATGATCGGATACAAAAACGATAAATATTTACTATTCGGCAAATGCGCCGCAAAAGTTGATGACCTCGCTAACTTTTTACCTGCTCGAATAGCCGCCTTGCTTATGATTGCCGCTTCCGCTTTCCTTAGCCTCGACCCAAAAAATGCCTTCAAAATTTACATCAGAGATCACAAAAAACATGCCAGCCCCAACTCTGCACACACCGAAGCGGCTTGCGCCGGAGCATTGGGCATACAATTGGGAGGCGACGCGACCTACAATGGCGTTGTTGTTCACCGACACACAATAGGCAACTCATTGCGCCCTGTTCAAACCTCCGATATCAAACGCGCCATCCAGCTAATGTATCTCACTTCCATTTTGATGCTCATTTTTTCTATTATCTAG
- a CDS encoding pyridoxal phosphate-dependent aminotransferase: protein MIHGGDIYTFEALTGQKPLDFSENTNPLGLPSAVQNAITASVNQYSSYPDPNCRTLAQATAQYYNINAAHILFGNGAADLIFKIAYYLNSTPAVVLAPTFSEYELALKNAGSPVEHYHLSPADNFAVHDDIAIYATGKVVFICNPNNPTGQLCSISLLEKIAANAKLLIIDECFIDFVSPDSSFVTKFTQYPNVIILKAFTKIFAMAGIRLGFCICSNPSILSAINAQGQPWSVSTVAQVAGVACFEDPEYIRSSLALINTERKFLETELANLGFTVFKSVANYILFKTDIAIASQLMPHGIMIRDCSNYIGLDSTYYRIAVKTHEHNLQLLNALHSFIR, encoded by the coding sequence ATGATTCACGGTGGAGATATTTATACCTTCGAAGCTCTCACAGGTCAAAAGCCTCTCGACTTTTCAGAAAACACCAACCCTCTAGGGCTTCCCTCTGCTGTGCAAAACGCCATAACGGCTTCTGTAAACCAATACTCATCATATCCCGATCCCAATTGCAGAACTCTCGCTCAAGCTACTGCACAGTATTATAACATCAACGCAGCGCACATACTCTTCGGAAACGGTGCTGCCGATCTCATTTTCAAAATTGCATACTATCTCAATTCTACTCCAGCAGTAGTTCTTGCTCCCACATTTTCGGAATACGAACTGGCTCTCAAAAATGCCGGTTCTCCTGTAGAGCATTATCACCTCTCTCCAGCAGACAATTTTGCAGTTCACGATGATATCGCCATATACGCAACTGGCAAAGTAGTCTTTATTTGTAATCCCAATAACCCCACAGGTCAGCTATGCTCCATATCCCTTTTAGAAAAGATCGCCGCAAATGCCAAGCTACTCATCATCGACGAATGCTTTATCGACTTCGTCTCACCTGATTCTAGCTTTGTTACAAAATTTACACAATACCCTAACGTCATAATACTAAAAGCGTTCACCAAAATTTTTGCCATGGCCGGAATTCGACTTGGCTTTTGTATATGCTCCAACCCCTCCATTCTTTCAGCCATCAATGCGCAAGGCCAGCCATGGAGCGTATCGACTGTTGCCCAGGTAGCTGGAGTTGCCTGCTTTGAGGACCCAGAATACATCCGCAGTAGCCTGGCCCTAATTAATACGGAGCGCAAATTTTTAGAGACCGAATTGGCAAATTTAGGATTTACCGTTTTCAAAAGTGTCGCAAATTACATTCTATTTAAAACTGACATTGCTATAGCTAGCCAGCTCATGCCACACGGCATCATGATCCGCGACTGCAGCAACTACATCGGCCTAGATAGTACCTACTATCGCATTGCAGTCAAAACTCACGAACACAATTTACAACTACTCAA
- a CDS encoding bifunctional adenosylcobinamide kinase/adenosylcobinamide-phosphate guanylyltransferase, producing MIFITGGICQGKTEFAKTFNLNIIDNFESLVREWINTSADIDAHIADILATPDIVVICTEIGCGIIPLDKQERQWREAVGRAACKLAAAATQVFKLEAGIPIQIK from the coding sequence ATGATTTTTATTACCGGGGGCATTTGTCAAGGCAAAACAGAATTTGCCAAAACTTTCAATCTCAATATAATAGACAACTTTGAATCGCTTGTTCGAGAATGGATCAACACTTCTGCAGACATCGATGCCCACATAGCTGATATACTCGCAACGCCCGATATCGTCGTTATATGCACCGAAATTGGCTGCGGCATTATTCCGCTAGATAAGCAAGAACGGCAATGGCGGGAGGCTGTCGGTCGAGCTGCCTGCAAACTCGCTGCCGCGGCAACTCAGGTTTTTAAACTAGAAGCCGGAATTCCTATACAGATTAAGTAG
- a CDS encoding bifunctional adenosylcobinamide kinase/adenosylcobinamide-phosphate guanylyltransferase, whose product MFTLILGGAASGKSEYAESLCVHTTEKKLYVATMQPFGSEAIERIARHHHLRSTKGFDTLEKYVQLEEFADRSYHTILVECLSNLVANEFFSYDNFEDNIKRGINSMASQCQNFILVSNKVFSDGYTYEPLTIEYTHELASLNQYFAAKADSVIEVVYGIPVALKGSFCHNSPLLP is encoded by the coding sequence ATGTTCACATTAATTTTGGGAGGCGCAGCTAGCGGTAAGTCCGAATATGCCGAAAGTCTATGCGTTCACACTACAGAGAAAAAGCTATACGTCGCCACAATGCAACCTTTTGGATCAGAAGCCATCGAACGCATCGCTCGGCATCATCACCTCAGGTCTACAAAAGGTTTTGATACCCTAGAAAAATATGTTCAATTAGAAGAGTTTGCCGACAGATCGTATCACACCATCTTAGTCGAGTGCCTTTCCAATCTTGTTGCCAACGAATTTTTTAGCTACGACAACTTTGAAGATAACATCAAGCGCGGCATCAACTCCATGGCTTCTCAGTGCCAAAATTTTATATTGGTTAGCAACAAGGTTTTTTCTGATGGCTACACCTATGAGCCTCTCACCATAGAATATACTCATGAGCTGGCTTCGCTAAATCAATACTTCGCCGCCAAGGCTGATTCTGTCATCGAAGTGGTCTATGGCATTCCGGTTGCACTAAAAGGCTCTTTTTGCCACAATTCACCTCTGCTTCCCTAA
- a CDS encoding histidine phosphatase family protein, with protein MNVYFVRHLKTLGNYEKRYIGSTDQDLFQPASQSITANLPATPTHIFTSPLKRCLQTTLLLYPNSPYITVDALREIDFGKFENKTYDELKHNENYRNFIAGIDDTSGGESIAAFKSRCVAAFLKITAALPLSSTIVIVCHGGTVMAIMESLDSAHLNFYDYQLANGHSILCSWDGLILRRTNL; from the coding sequence ATGAATGTCTACTTTGTACGCCACCTCAAAACACTCGGCAATTACGAAAAACGTTATATCGGCTCCACTGATCAAGACTTATTTCAGCCAGCTTCTCAGTCTATTACCGCTAATTTGCCCGCAACACCAACGCATATCTTTACCAGCCCCTTAAAACGTTGTCTACAAACTACTCTTTTGCTATATCCCAATTCACCTTACATTACAGTCGACGCACTCCGCGAAATAGATTTTGGTAAATTCGAAAACAAAACCTATGACGAACTAAAGCATAATGAGAACTATCGCAACTTTATTGCAGGCATAGACGACACTTCTGGTGGCGAAAGCATAGCTGCCTTCAAGTCTCGATGCGTTGCAGCATTTCTTAAAATTACGGCAGCTCTCCCACTCTCTTCTACCATCGTAATTGTCTGCCATGGTGGCACCGTCATGGCAATCATGGAATCTCTCGACTCTGCGCATCTAAATTTTTATGACTATCAACTTGCTAACGGTCACTCTATCTTATGCTCTTGGGATGGTCTGATATTAAGGAGGACTAATTTATGA